Genomic segment of Perognathus longimembris pacificus isolate PPM17 chromosome 11, ASM2315922v1, whole genome shotgun sequence:
ggaaaggaatgaagaaaagaaggaaggcagaaagggagggaaggagtggagggaaaaaagaagagaagaatttTTCACCACAACATACTTTACCTCTTTCAATACTTATTTTCAGTATATCTTCATTGCACAAAGTGAGGAAttgcattgtgacatttccacacacccATATAATCATATACTGTGCTTATAAATCACATTTGCCACTTTCATTTCACTTTCTGATtgccctttctcctttttctttctcttttctaaccCAAGAAGCCAACCTTTTAAATCCAAACCCTCCCTCCTCCATGAATTTCCCCATATGAGAGAAAGTAGGGAATACTTGCCTTTGTGGGACTGACTTATTTCACTCCACACTATTGCCAGTTTTGTCCATATAGACAACATAATTGTATTCTTCTTCGctaagtaaaattctattgtgtgtatacatatataattttaacctTAACCCAAGAAGAAAATATGCTTTGCTTAGATAAGGAAACAATGAGGTCCAAAATGTCAAACAACCCATccaaggttacagttacacagatAAATAGACTCCATATTTTTATAACTTAAATAATTGAGAATACAATTGGCCcgaatatacatatatgctattGAAAAGTGCTCTGCTAGCCGTGTGTGATGGCTCCTGCCATTATTCCAGCTACTTAGTAGGTAAAGACCAggaagattgcagttccaagctaaTTGGGGCAAAGAGTCattaagaccccatctcaatgaaTAGCTGGGCCAAGTGGTATATTCCTGTCACCCCAACCTTCCTGAGAGCTGTAAATAGGAGGATGGAGGTCTAAGCCCACCCTAGAACCACACAAGATCTTTTCCAAAGTGAAAAGGACTGGAGAGACAGTCGAGTGCTAAAGCTCCTAAGAAGTAagcgcaggggctggggatatagcctagtggcaagagtgcctgcctcggatacacgaggccctaggttcgattccccagcaccacatatacagaaaatggccagaagcggcgctgtggctcaagtggcagagtgctagccttgagcgggaagaagccagggacagtgctcaggccctgagtccaaggcccaggactggccaaaaaaaaaaaaaaaaaaaaaaaaaaaaaagaagtaagcgCAAACCCCTGAGTTTCTCCCCTAGTTCCCTGCTTATAAAGTCTTAAGGGAAAAGCCAGCCCTCCCGACCACCCTGCGGATGGCCAGCTGCACGTCCTTGTTCCTGAGGCTGTACACCATGGGGTTCAGCAGCGGGGTGATGATGGTGTAGGTCACTGTCACCAGCCTGTCTTTGCCTGTGGTAAACTTGGTAGAAGGCCTCAGGTAGACGAAAGACGCACAGCCGTAATGCACCGTGACCACAATGAGGTGGGAGGcgcaggtggagaaggctttcTGCTTGCCCTCAGTGGATGGGATTTTCAGGATGGTGCGGACAATGAAGCCGTACGAGATGCAGATGAAGACCAAGGGAACCACTAGCGAAAAGACCCCGCAGAGGAAGATGACCATTTCGTGGACGTGGCTCTCGGCACAGGCCAGGCGGATGACTGGTGAGATATCACAAAAGTAATGGTCCACCTTGTTCAGGCCACAGAAAGGGAGACTGAAGACCAAACTGGTCCCCACTAGAGATATCAGGAAGCCCGCAGCAACGCAAGTCCCCGCCAGCTGCCTACACATGCTCCAGCTCATGAGCGTGGGG
This window contains:
- the LOC125359985 gene encoding olfactory receptor 10R2-like; the encoded protein is MANSSSVTEFLLLGFSSLGDLQFVLFGVFLCLYLFILSGNIITISVVRLDHSLHTPMYFFLAVLSTSEIFYTLVILPKMLINLFSVLRTLSFMSCATQMYFFLGFALTNCLLLGVMGYDRYAAICQPLRYPTLMSWSMCRQLAGTCVAAGFLISLVGTSLVFSLPFCGLNKVDHYFCDISPVIRLACAESHVHEMVIFLCGVFSLVVPLVFICISYGFIVRTILKIPSTEGKQKAFSTCASHLIVVTVHYGCASFVYLRPSTKFTTGKDRLVTVTYTIITPLLNPMVYSLRNKDVQLAIRRVVGRAGFSLKTL